One stretch of Cohnella algarum DNA includes these proteins:
- a CDS encoding C40 family peptidase, which translates to MKNRLIKTLAGITLSFSIVFSGVALASPQSASAATVSKSDVAEKVIATGKQYLGVRYKFGAPAGRTDMFDCSSFTQYVFKKNGIKLPRSSRQQAKVGTYVPKSQLQPGDLVFSDTNRDGVINHVSIYMGNDKLIHTYRVGIGVTISKFKGSTWDKTYVTARRVI; encoded by the coding sequence ATGAAAAACCGTCTCATTAAAACGCTTGCCGGTATCACGCTTAGTTTCTCAATCGTTTTTTCAGGAGTAGCATTAGCATCCCCACAGTCTGCGTCTGCAGCAACAGTTAGCAAATCTGATGTAGCTGAGAAAGTTATTGCAACAGGTAAACAATATTTGGGTGTCCGTTATAAATTCGGAGCGCCGGCGGGACGAACAGATATGTTTGATTGTTCTTCATTTACGCAATATGTTTTTAAGAAAAATGGCATCAAACTCCCGCGATCTTCAAGACAGCAAGCTAAAGTAGGAACCTATGTACCGAAAAGCCAACTTCAGCCGGGCGATTTGGTCTTTTCCGATACAAACCGTGATGGTGTCATTAACCACGTGAGCATTTATATGGGCAATGATAAATTGATTCATACCTACAGAGTCGGTATCGGCGTTACCATATCTAAATTTAAAGGCAGTACATGGGACAAGACCTATGTTACAGCACGTCGTGTAATTTAA
- a CDS encoding sulfite exporter TauE/SafE family protein, protein MYAFFSEISRWLSSPFADIAINSQIAFLAALFFGFAGSVAPCQLTANLGSITYFGNKYMNEKLPGLEFILYLLGKMAVYSTFGLLFWLFGQSASVESIPVFVFARKLIGPLFILMGLFFLGIIKLRRLSFGFKLASSVQRMSERAGGKWGAFLMGVAFSLGFCPTMVLLFFGWMMPVAIQSSYGFILPSVFAVGTAFPLLLFFGIVIGFGLDRTIVKKARQWGRVIYRVSGVFLIVLGISDTITYWAI, encoded by the coding sequence ATGTATGCGTTTTTCAGTGAGATCAGCAGATGGCTGAGCTCTCCATTTGCCGATATTGCAATCAACTCCCAAATCGCCTTTCTTGCAGCCTTGTTTTTCGGATTTGCAGGTTCCGTTGCTCCTTGTCAATTGACTGCGAATTTGGGGAGCATCACTTATTTCGGCAATAAATATATGAACGAAAAACTGCCCGGTCTGGAGTTTATCCTGTACCTGCTTGGGAAGATGGCGGTATATTCTACCTTCGGCTTGTTGTTTTGGCTGTTCGGCCAGAGCGCATCCGTTGAATCGATCCCTGTGTTTGTCTTTGCACGCAAATTGATCGGTCCGTTGTTTATTCTGATGGGCCTGTTCTTCCTCGGGATCATCAAATTGCGGCGCTTATCTTTTGGATTCAAACTGGCGTCCTCCGTTCAGCGCATGTCGGAACGGGCAGGAGGGAAATGGGGAGCCTTTCTGATGGGCGTGGCTTTCTCGCTCGGATTTTGCCCGACAATGGTGCTGCTCTTCTTCGGCTGGATGATGCCTGTAGCGATTCAATCGTCATACGGATTCATTCTGCCGTCCGTATTCGCGGTGGGAACCGCATTTCCGTTGCTGCTGTTTTTTGGCATTGTCATTGGGTTTGGTCTGGATCGAACGATAGTCAAAAAGGCCAGACAGTGGGGACGCGTCATTTACAGGGTATCCGGTGTTTTTCTGATCGTTCTCGGGATCAGCGACACGATTACGTACTGGGCGATATAA
- a CDS encoding methyltransferase domain-containing protein: MSKWFPKAYDWLMGPLEKKHFQHIRKSLIQKVNGDILEIGSGTGFNFPLYEHANRVIAVEPEPVMRQLSLPRLRQAHVPIEVIDARAENLPFQDNSFDSVVCTLVFCTIPDPHMGLEEIRRVCKPGGKLLMFEHVKVDHAVYGPLQEWVNPVWKKLCDGCHLNRRTIEFVQQAGFRIVNLQKFFKDIFIVMEVMNQKE; the protein is encoded by the coding sequence GTGAGTAAGTGGTTTCCAAAGGCATACGATTGGTTGATGGGGCCGCTGGAGAAAAAACATTTTCAACATATCCGAAAATCATTGATTCAAAAAGTAAACGGAGACATACTGGAAATTGGATCCGGTACCGGATTCAATTTTCCTTTATATGAACATGCGAACAGGGTCATCGCAGTTGAACCGGAACCCGTCATGCGGCAACTTTCTTTGCCAAGGTTAAGACAAGCCCATGTACCGATTGAAGTGATCGATGCAAGGGCAGAGAACTTGCCTTTTCAAGATAATTCCTTTGATTCCGTTGTTTGTACGTTAGTTTTCTGTACGATTCCTGACCCCCATATGGGACTGGAAGAAATCAGACGTGTTTGCAAACCGGGTGGGAAGTTGCTGATGTTCGAACATGTAAAAGTCGATCACGCTGTATACGGTCCGCTGCAGGAATGGGTGAATCCTGTTTGGAAAAAACTGTGTGATGGTTGTCATTTAAATCGTCGCACAATAGAGTTCGTCCAACAGGCAGGCTTCAGGATTGTTAACTTGCAAAAATTCTTTAAGGATATTTTTATCGTAATGGAAGTCATGAATCAAAAAGAATAG
- a CDS encoding cupredoxin domain-containing protein — protein sequence MKTVLLGGLIGILVIWITGFIFAFRKQLSCMAGMMASMALGMTSGLITGVILTIWLPGQFFISTMISVFTGGIIGIISGVPISLMAVMDGLLSGIMGGMMGTMLMVMIPLPYVNNTVKLMSILFSGILFLLFLTLQGEIKQSQLQKRPTLLSNTYPMFLLTVMFLAVPQLSPQNEWPNTLTDSHLNHNQEIPPTKTQADPLSGKELLVKAKEYSFSPSSMQVSVGEKIKITLDNDGQMEHDLEIVGTNVHIHAGTGERNSMVVSFDKAGYFQVICTLPGHKEAGMTASIQVIT from the coding sequence ATGAAAACAGTCCTGCTTGGAGGTCTGATTGGCATACTCGTCATATGGATAACAGGGTTTATCTTTGCTTTTCGCAAGCAACTGAGTTGCATGGCAGGTATGATGGCATCGATGGCTCTCGGGATGACTTCAGGTTTAATTACAGGTGTCATTCTAACGATCTGGTTACCTGGCCAATTCTTTATATCCACCATGATCAGCGTGTTTACAGGGGGCATAATTGGCATAATCTCTGGTGTGCCTATTAGTTTAATGGCTGTAATGGATGGGTTATTGTCTGGAATTATGGGCGGCATGATGGGGACAATGCTCATGGTCATGATCCCTCTCCCCTATGTGAATAATACAGTAAAATTAATGTCGATTTTATTCAGCGGTATTCTGTTTCTCCTATTCCTCACGCTCCAAGGGGAGATTAAACAAAGCCAGCTTCAAAAAAGGCCGACCCTGTTATCGAATACCTACCCGATGTTTCTCTTGACAGTCATGTTTTTGGCGGTACCGCAATTGTCGCCCCAAAATGAATGGCCCAACACGCTTACAGACTCTCATCTTAATCATAATCAAGAGATCCCGCCAACAAAAACGCAAGCCGATCCATTGTCAGGCAAAGAGTTGCTTGTTAAAGCGAAGGAATATTCCTTTTCCCCTTCTTCCATGCAAGTCTCCGTCGGTGAAAAAATCAAAATAACGCTCGATAATGACGGTCAGATGGAGCATGACCTGGAAATTGTCGGGACAAATGTTCATATCCATGCGGGTACGGGTGAAAGAAACAGTATGGTAGTAAGTTTCGATAAAGCTGGATATTTTCAAGTCATATGTACCTTGCCAGGGCATAAAGAGGCCGGTATGACAGCCTCTATTCAAGTAATAACATGA
- a CDS encoding DUF1405 domain-containing protein, with amino-acid sequence MAIFLHIMRQKWFLFTLLIVNAFGTIYGYLWYGVQLRETPARFLIFVPDSPTASLFFVFVLIAFLMGKNWPLVEALALVTLIKYGIWAVVMNLLVLIVTSELSWQGYMLIASHGAMALQGVLYSPCYRIKPWHLAAVAVWTLHNDIIDYLFGMMPRYGVLNQYTAQIGYFTFWLSIASIGTAYYLSLRTRRLKI; translated from the coding sequence ATGGCAATATTCCTGCACATCATGCGACAAAAATGGTTTTTATTCACTCTTCTGATTGTGAATGCCTTTGGGACCATTTACGGTTATTTATGGTATGGGGTGCAATTGAGGGAAACGCCTGCGCGTTTTTTGATATTTGTTCCGGACAGCCCGACCGCGAGTCTCTTCTTTGTTTTTGTTCTTATTGCTTTTTTAATGGGGAAAAATTGGCCGCTGGTGGAGGCGCTGGCCCTGGTCACCTTAATCAAATACGGAATCTGGGCCGTTGTCATGAATCTGCTGGTGCTGATTGTCACGTCCGAACTGTCATGGCAGGGATACATGCTGATCGCTTCCCACGGCGCAATGGCCTTACAGGGCGTGCTGTATTCGCCTTGCTACCGGATCAAACCCTGGCATTTGGCGGCAGTGGCGGTGTGGACCTTGCATAATGACATCATCGACTATTTATTTGGCATGATGCCCAGGTACGGAGTGCTCAATCAATATACGGCACAAATCGGTTACTTTACGTTCTGGCTCAGCATCGCATCGATCGGCACCGCCTATTATCTTTCTTTGCGCACCCGCAGGTTGAAAATTTAA
- a CDS encoding copper resistance protein CopC, translating into MTARWSFTKWKLNMISVAVMLLAFYGFPAAADAHTNLERTLPENGIIQNTTPETVELWFEDPVNVHSESVKVTNQEGRGVFQGNPFSDPADARHVILNIEEKLSPGVYTVQYHFITSDGYVIKGQYKFEVGKPDQSTPSQEKLFQLVKSNPADGEVTQTEPTQIELWFSQPATVTALGVFNKDNNIFAGQPVADPHDPKHITVPLEKSLPPGTYQATWYAAPIDETGSVNRQEYVGLFYFSVKEVTTLVSDSNFMLLRPFYNPIGLKQIADWFAFIGLLSLAGGSWFQTIIAGTSGNRKRWNLVSWSLYGMSVTGFVTLIILRRFELPQISFLEFVSLNFVWIPVLQILLMSLGVFLLGHKQKVASFAIAIMLWPISTGHATYPRYGGYFAVSLDIVHLLAVSVWMGGLFALLLLMPKEEPLPWLEQKGRKFTQWAFWSMILIIVSGIIMSVQYVPNFTLGSLLASDWGKALLLKAILVATVVGIAYWQRRTLQRISEKGLIRVVRRGRIELLFALMILFAAAMLIESTPSAANQGIYPRSIQKDDLKLTVDIKPLTTETNDIFLDFMGAPELKQVKVKMFMPPDWTKENTAFPLGNGRYKLTGNFLHGSGNITMEVEAVKSDGSSVLFPVRIVVPGEQRMDN; encoded by the coding sequence GTGACAGCAAGATGGTCGTTTACCAAATGGAAACTTAACATGATATCCGTCGCCGTTATGCTGCTTGCTTTTTACGGGTTTCCCGCTGCCGCTGATGCACATACGAATTTGGAAAGAACTTTACCTGAAAACGGTATCATTCAGAACACCACCCCGGAAACGGTAGAACTCTGGTTCGAAGATCCCGTGAACGTACATTCCGAATCCGTAAAAGTTACAAATCAAGAGGGCAGGGGAGTTTTTCAGGGTAACCCGTTTTCCGACCCGGCCGACGCCCGGCATGTGATCCTGAATATTGAAGAGAAGTTGAGTCCCGGTGTTTATACGGTTCAATATCATTTCATTACTTCGGACGGATACGTAATCAAGGGACAATACAAATTTGAAGTAGGCAAGCCCGATCAATCGACTCCATCGCAGGAAAAATTATTTCAATTGGTAAAGTCGAATCCGGCTGATGGTGAAGTCACCCAAACCGAGCCGACGCAAATTGAACTCTGGTTCTCGCAACCCGCCACAGTCACGGCTCTGGGCGTGTTTAATAAAGACAACAATATTTTTGCCGGACAACCGGTCGCCGATCCGCACGATCCGAAACATATTACTGTACCGTTAGAGAAATCACTACCTCCGGGAACTTATCAAGCAACCTGGTACGCAGCGCCGATAGATGAAACAGGTTCAGTAAATCGGCAAGAATATGTCGGACTGTTCTATTTTTCGGTAAAAGAAGTCACCACGCTGGTTTCGGATTCAAACTTTATGCTTCTGAGACCTTTCTACAATCCAATTGGGCTTAAGCAGATCGCTGATTGGTTCGCTTTTATTGGACTATTATCCTTGGCAGGCGGATCTTGGTTCCAAACCATAATTGCAGGAACGTCCGGAAATCGAAAACGGTGGAACCTCGTGTCCTGGTCTTTGTATGGAATGAGCGTTACCGGGTTCGTGACGCTTATAATCTTGCGTCGATTTGAACTTCCCCAAATTTCATTCTTGGAATTTGTGTCATTAAATTTCGTGTGGATCCCGGTTTTACAAATCTTGTTGATGTCGCTGGGAGTTTTTTTGCTAGGCCATAAACAAAAGGTCGCAAGCTTCGCAATCGCGATCATGCTCTGGCCCATATCTACCGGTCATGCCACCTATCCGCGTTACGGGGGGTATTTCGCCGTCAGTTTGGATATTGTCCATTTGCTCGCCGTGTCCGTATGGATGGGGGGTTTATTCGCTCTTTTATTGCTGATGCCCAAAGAAGAACCGTTGCCATGGTTGGAACAGAAAGGCCGTAAATTTACCCAATGGGCATTTTGGAGCATGATCCTGATCATTGTGTCGGGCATCATCATGTCTGTTCAGTATGTGCCGAATTTCACTCTTGGCAGCCTGCTGGCCAGCGATTGGGGTAAGGCTTTGTTGCTTAAAGCGATTCTTGTTGCAACTGTTGTAGGAATTGCCTATTGGCAGCGGCGCACTTTGCAGCGCATTTCAGAAAAAGGGCTTATCCGTGTGGTGCGAAGGGGTAGAATCGAACTCTTGTTTGCGCTGATGATTCTTTTCGCTGCGGCCATGCTGATTGAATCCACGCCAAGCGCAGCAAACCAAGGGATTTATCCGAGAAGCATCCAGAAGGATGATTTAAAATTAACCGTCGACATCAAGCCGTTAACTACGGAAACGAATGATATTTTTCTTGACTTCATGGGAGCACCTGAATTGAAGCAAGTGAAAGTAAAGATGTTTATGCCTCCGGATTGGACCAAAGAAAATACGGCGTTTCCTCTCGGAAATGGGAGATATAAACTGACCGGTAATTTTCTGCACGGATCCGGCAACATCACAATGGAAGTTGAAGCAGTGAAATCGGATGGAAGTTCTGTTTTATTCCCGGTACGCATTGTAGTTCCTGGCGAACAGAGAATGGATAATTAA